The Dehalobacter sp. DCM sequence TATTCAAACTCAATTTTTGATGTTATACGGCATCATCATATACTGAAAAATGCAAAGGAGATCAATTTAATGTTAGGAAATTTCAGTTATTCAAATCCAACCAAAATATATTTCGGAGAAGACGCGTTAAATTATTTGAACGAGGAACTTGCTAAGTATGGCAAGAATGTATTGCTGGCATATGGTGGCGGTTCCATTAAGAAAACTGATCTGTATGACAGGATTGTCAAAATTCTTAAGGACAACGGCAAAGAAGTCTTTGAGGATGCAGGCGTTATGCCCAACCCTACTGTCGAAAAGCTATATGAAGGCTGCAAGATAGCCAAAGAGAACGATGTGGATCTGATATTAGCGGTAGGCGGCGGCTCGGTCTGTGATTATGCTAAAGCAGTGTCGGTTTCGACCTATTGTGAGGAAGATCCGTGGGATAAATACTTTCTGCGAATGGAAGATGTCGATAATAAGATCATCCCTGTAGGATGCGTTCTGACTATGGTCGGCACCGGCTCGGAAATGAATGGTGGCTCTGTCATCACCAACCATGACACCAAGCTGAAAATTGGTCATGTGTTTGGTGACAATGTGTTCCCTAAGTTCACTATTATGAACCCCGTATTTACCTATACCATACCGCACTATCAGATGGTTGCCGGCTTCTTCGATATCATGTCACACATTTTGGAGCAATACTTCACCAATGAGGATGACAACACCTCTGATTATGTCATGGAGGGCTTGTTAAAGTCTTTGATCCATAGTTCCAGGATCGCAGTCAAGAAGCCTACAGACTATGAAGCGAGAAGCAACATCATGTGGACGGCAACATGGGCGCTCAATACCTTTGTCGGCAAAGGTAAATCACAAGACTGGATGGTCCACATGATTGGGCAGTCCATTGGCGCCTATACGGATGCTACACACGGAATGACACTGTCCGCTATTTCCATACCATATTACCGGTTCATCATGCCTTTCGGGCTTAAAAAGTTCAAGCGCTATGCAATCAACGTTTGGAATGTAAACCCTGAAGGAAAAACAGACGAGCAAATCGCAAAAGAGGGACTCGACCAAATGGAAGCTTATATGAGAGAGATTGGCTTTGTGATGAGCATCAAGGACTTGGGTGTAACTGAGGATATGCTTGACGGTATCGCGAAAGGTTCTTTCATATTGAAAGGTGGATATAAAGTTTTAAACCATGATGAAATCGTCCATGTATTGAAAAACAGTATGATTTGAGGATATATTGACTGTATAGCTGAGTTTGCACACCACTTGGAAAAAAGGCACAGCCCCTCTCTAAAATCATTAATTTGATCTTTTAGAGGGGTTATTTTTTGATATGATCAAGTAAGCCCCTGTGTTCGATTTGGCATCTAAGATAGAGAAATTGCGGCAAAAGGTTAATAGAGGAATAATATTTAGGGTTCTCAAAACGAAAAGGTAAACTAAAATATTGATATAATTGCTTTTACACAGTAAGTGCGATTTACAAGGAGAATAGCTATATGAATACTGCCAAAAGTATCGAATTAAAAATCCTAAAGGCTATTCTTTGGATATATATAAGCTTATGTATTATAATTGCAGGTTTAAATTACGGCTATGCCAGCCATGCAACAGAAGATACAGCAAAACTCATAACATGGTTTTGGCATTTCTATGAAAACTGGGTAAAAACCTTTTTCATTGTAACGTGCAGTTTTCTTACGCTAAAGATAGTCGGTTCTTCGCAAATAACGGTTATGAGAAAAAGGAATTTGATAGGCTTTATTGTCTCTGCTATTGTAGTTCATATTGCGGGGCCTCTGCTTTTGAAGAATTCTGAACTGTACTTTTTTGCTATGCCATTACCATGGTCTACTACTCCGTTGCAGCTTTTGGATACAACAACTAATTTTTACATAAGCCGCTTACCAGCGTGGGGGGTAACAGGCATAACGGCTGCGTTAATATTCTATGCCTGGATAAGCGCTATTATCATTTTGGGAACGCTATTTTTGGGGAGACGGTGGCAGTGTTCTACCTTATGTCTTTTTAATGGGTTTGCATCGGAAGTATTTGCACCAGCGTTTCCTTTGGTCGGAAAAATTCGCAAAGTAAAACCTAGGCAGCTTCGCATTTTGTTCATACTCAAATGGGTATTTCTTTGTATTTCACTTTTCTTCTCCTTTTATTGGGCCCTCCATCTATTGAAGGTGCCACTGCCTGGAAATATTAATGTGATCAGCAGTGTGGAAAACTACAAATATCTGACAGGAGAACTGTTTACAGCGATGTTTTTCTGGATAGCTTTTATTGGCAGAGGATATTGCTATTACTGTCCATTAGGAACTATGTTAGGATTACTGGGGAAACTTGCCGGACAAAAAATTCTAACCAACAATACTAAATGTGTTCAGTGCAACCAGTGTAATTCAGCCTGTTCTATGGCAATCGATATAAGCAGCAAAGCAAAAGACGGCGAAGCGGTTAAAAACCTGCGGTGTGTCGGATGTGGACACTGTGTAGATGCATGCCCGACACGAACCCTGTCTTATTCAACAATTTTTCTACAGAAAATGAAAGAAGTGTATAAAACAGAGAAAGATATTTCAATGTAAGGATGTGAATAAACATCCGCAAAAGATATTCTCAAAATAAAATTGTGATATGCATTTTACAACTCGTGGGATTGTTCGGGATTCATAAATATGTTGAAAAGCCAAGATATTTCTTCATACTCTTTTTCAGGCATACTTTATGCAATATTGTTTACAGACAAGGATAATTGGGAGGATAGGATACGTAATCTTGCTAATTCTCGGTGCCAGGAGAAAAGACACAGGAAAAAGACACAGAAAAAGGAGAGTGTGATTAAACCATGGGTAAATTAACAGGAAAAGTAGCTGCCGTTACAGGCGGTGGCAGTGGAATCGGTAAAGCGATTTGTTTAGCGATGTCTGCCGAAGGCGCAAAAGTTGTCGTAGGTGATATTGGAAAAAACCCTGAAGGAAAATACACCGCTGAACTGACTGTGGACCTGATTAAAGAAGCTGGTGGAGAAGCAGTCGCTTCTGTTGGCGATATTACGACAATGGCAGGGGGCGAAGGCCTGGTCAAAGCAGCCGTTGACAATTACGGGAAAATTGATATTCTGGTCAATTGTGCCGGATTCACCAGAGCGGTTGATTTCTTTGAAGATAACGAGAAAAACTGGGATGACATTGTCGCTGTCAATATGAAGGGCCAATTTACTACAACTCATTATGCAGCTAAAGAAATGGCTAAAAATAAGAGTGGTGCGATTATTAACTTCTCCTCCCGCGCAGCATTTGTTGACGGTATTCCCGGCCCTGGCATGTCCAGCCTGCCCTATTCCGCTTCAAAAGCCGGCGTTATTGGCTTCACCACATTGTGCTCTCTTGAGCTGAAAGCACATGGTATTACCTGCAATGCGGTCCTTCCCAGTGCGGTTACACCCGGCTTCCCCATGGACAGACCGAAATTCGGCGGCGGAGTAACCAGCGGCCCGGAATTTATCGCTCAGTTTGTCACTTTCCTCGGCACAGATGAAGCAAAAGAAGTTACCGGCCAGTTCTTCTATGTATCTTCCGGAGATATTGCCATATTTCAGAAACCGCTTCGACTGGAAAATGTCGAAAGGTTCCTCCATAAAGACAGCTGGACCATTGACGACATGATCAAAGAAGTTCCGCCGTTGGTTTACTAGAATAAAAAATATGATATTTAAATTTATTCTATAAATTTAATAGGCGATATTAAAAGCGGTGTCACCTAACTACGAGAACGTAGTTAGGTAACACCGCTTTCTTCGATTAGGGAAACAAAAAGGAATAGCAATAATCTGACAATACAGAAATGCAAGCTGTAAACCAATTTTTTATACCAAAGATCAGGTCTGCGTGCCACTGTTCCGGCGACAAGCGGAGCACGGATAGCGTAGCGCGGCTGTTAGCGCCATGGAGGGCGCTATCTGCCGAAAGCGGAATGTGGCATGCAGACCAACCCCAGTTATAATGTATTTCTGTCATGGTATTTAACCAGTGACAATTGGTGCACAATGGTTGCATCACATAATCTTATTCATCATTTTAGCGATAAACTCAGCAATTTCTTTCGGACTTTGTTTCGTATCATTTACAATCCAATTTTCTATAATTCCAAAGATACCATTGGATATAAAAATATAGCGTTGCTCAAGCTCATCAGCAGACAGGTCCGGGTTCCGCAGATGATCCTCAGAGATGCTCTGGTCATGAGCAATATTGACAACCCGCCGCATAAATTCTTTGTCACCGTTTTCACTGATGATGATCTTGCATAGAGCGATATTTTCAGCAATATATTCCATGATCTTGGTTATTAAATCTGTGTTGGTGATGATTTCTATGGATTTCTCCAGAAAATTCTTTAATTCGGAGAACAATTCGTTTTCAATTTGAATCATGAGGTCATAGGGATCAGTATAGTGGGCATAAAATGTACCTCGGTTTATTTCAGCAAGCTCGCAGATATGTGTGACCGTAATTTTGTTTATGGGGTGATCTTTCATCAAATCGAGTAAGGCCTGCTTGATAATCATTTTCGTGTAAATGACGCGTCTGTCGGATTTTTTCTCCTTCACTTTTTCGCCCCCATCATCATTTTTAGTATGATTTGATTGTTTATCAATAAAAATATCCGATCTGTTGATTTACTAACAAACGGCACGTATTTGGTTATTGTTTATGCAGCACAGTGTCAGTATACTATACCATACACTAGATAATCAACAACATGTACAATATCTATTAATGTGTATAGTAAAGGGGGACATCCACTATGAAGACACTTCTGAAATACCGCTGGGCCGCACTTGTTGTCTGGATAGTTATAGCGGTGGTATTTACGCTGTTTATGCCTGATTTGGAAGCAATTATTAATGAACGTGGAAATGTGATGCTCGATGAGAGTTATCCTTCCCAAACAGCGCAAAAACTGATGAATAACCTGTCCATAACGGAAGGCAAATCGGGAATTATCGTCTTTACGGATAAGCAGCAATTATCCACGCACGATCAAGAGAACATTAAAAATGGGCTCCAGGCAGTCAAAGACAATCGGCGTGCGCTGGGCATCAACCATATCATCGATGTATTCGATACACCGGATGCAGCAAGCCAGCTTATTTCAGAAGATCAGACAACGATACTCGTCCCGTTTACTTATGATAAAAACGGCAGGGATATTAAGACGATACAATCTGAGCTTGAATACCAACTGAAAGATGTTGGCGTGACGTATTACATTACCGGTAATGAGTTTATTATCGGTGATTATCTCAGCCAGGTTTTTGCCGGCGTAACGAAGAGTGCACTGCTGACCATTGCCTTTATTCTAGTTATTTTGATCGTCTTGTTCCGATCCGTGGTGACGCCGCTTATTTCTCTTTTCACCGTTGGTCTAGCGTATTTAGTATCCATCGGCATTGTTGGACAATTAGTTTCCCAATTGGGGTTTCCGGTATCGTCGTTGACGCAAATGTTCATCATTCTGATCCTGTTTGGGGTTGGCACAGACTATAACATCCTGCTCTTTAACCGATTCAAAGAGGAATTGCCGAAACAGATTTCCGTAGAAAAGGCGATTACGGTCACCTTTAAGACAGCTGGGAAAACAGTATTATTCAGCGCGCTAACGGTCTTTATTGCCTTTCTTTCACTTCAGTTCGTTAAATTCGGTGTTTATCGTTCGGCAGTGGCAGTGGCCATCAGCATTGCGGTTTTGATTGCCGTGCTCTTTACACTGACACCGGCTCTTTTTCGAATCCTGAGCAAAACATTGTTTTGGCCTTCCCATCATATCCAAGGGCATAAGCAAAGTACGATGTGGGCAAAGGTAACAGCCGGTGCGGTTAGGCGGCCCTATCTGGCGATGATAGTTATCGTCCTGCTCATTCTGCCGATACTGACGGCAGGCAGTTATAAGCTGACATTTGACAATCTGAAAGATATGGGTAACAGCTCTGCTTCTTCTGTGGTTGGTTTTAACATAGTGGCTGAACATTTTGGCAAAGGGAAAATCATGCCCACTACCGTTGTTATCACCAGCAGCCATGCGATGGATAACGCGAGGGATTTAGCTGTCATCGATTCCCTGACCGAAAAAATAAGGAAACTGGATGGAGTTTCTTCTGTTTCCGGTCCCACCCAGCCCCAGGGCAGTGAGATCGCTGCTTTGTACACGGACAGTCAGACCGAACACGTAACCAACGGAATAACGTCAGCCAATGTGGGGATAAAAAAGATTTCGGGTGGTCTCACCACGATGGTAAATAGTCTTTCCGGCGAAAATCTTTCCCAATTAGACCAGTTATCCTCCGGGTTAACGCGCATCCAAACCGGAATGGAGAGTATCACGGCGTCAATGAAGCAGGTTCAAGAGGGCATAGATCGCGGATCAGCAGGCTCAGCCCAGATTGCCAGCGGTTTAAATACCATCCGTTCCAATCTGAATACAATTAACACCACGCTGAACAACCAGCTTTTGCCGGATTATTTAAATCTGAAAAAAGGGATTGATCACTGGGCGGGCGGATATATCGTTATTGAACAAAACGTCAGTCAGTTAATCCAAATGGCCCAGGGCATCCAGCAGATAACCGCCGCACTGGGCGATCCACAGCTTCAATTAGCCGCAACCAATCCCGCTGCCTATTCACTTGTTATGCAGCTCAACGGCGATAATACGGCGTTGAATCCGGGGCTGGTACCCTCATTTGTTGCAGCGCTAACCCAGCTTGACCAGGGTTTAAAAACAGCCAATGAAACCTATACAAATCAAATCGCCGGGAATTTTGATAGTCTGAACAACGGCTTATCTCAAGTGTCTTCGGGTATGCCCCAAATGGTTTCCGGCCTAAACTCCTTGGAAACAGCAGCCACAGAACTCGCCAAGGGGCTCGCTGAAGGGAGTAATGGACAAAGTCAAATCATTGCGCATATGCAGACCATGTCGGATGCGCTTAAAAAGGTGACAGAAGGACAGGCGGCACTATCCGGCGGTTTAACCACTATGGGTGAAGCATTGACGCAACTGAAAGGCGGCATCGGCACAAGCAGGGATGGGTTAAACCAAATATCCCAGGGACTCGATCGAGCCAATTCTTTCTTAGGGGAAATTTCTTCTGTCAAATCCTTTTACGTGCCAAGTGATGCCTTAACAAGCAGCGATATTCAAAACGCATTGGATGCCTTCATGTCCAAGGACAGAAAAACAGCAGAGATCAGCGTGACCCTGGTAGATGATCCGTATTCGGATGAAGCAGAACAAACAATGGACGCTATCAGCTCCCTTTTATCGGCGTCACTCCAGGGGACGTCACTCAGCGACGCGAACATTCTGGCAGGCGGAGAAACAGCCACCACCAAGGACATAAAAAAAGTAGCCATCAGCGATATGGTGATGACCGAAATCATCGTCCTGATCAGTGTTTTCATTGTGTTAGTTCTTGTAATAAAGTCGTTTTGGATACCTGTTTATGTCACGGGATCCATTTTGCTGACCTATTATTCGTCTATGG is a genomic window containing:
- a CDS encoding iron-containing alcohol dehydrogenase, whose translation is MLGNFSYSNPTKIYFGEDALNYLNEELAKYGKNVLLAYGGGSIKKTDLYDRIVKILKDNGKEVFEDAGVMPNPTVEKLYEGCKIAKENDVDLILAVGGGSVCDYAKAVSVSTYCEEDPWDKYFLRMEDVDNKIIPVGCVLTMVGTGSEMNGGSVITNHDTKLKIGHVFGDNVFPKFTIMNPVFTYTIPHYQMVAGFFDIMSHILEQYFTNEDDNTSDYVMEGLLKSLIHSSRIAVKKPTDYEARSNIMWTATWALNTFVGKGKSQDWMVHMIGQSIGAYTDATHGMTLSAISIPYYRFIMPFGLKKFKRYAINVWNVNPEGKTDEQIAKEGLDQMEAYMREIGFVMSIKDLGVTEDMLDGIAKGSFILKGGYKVLNHDEIVHVLKNSMI
- a CDS encoding 4Fe-4S binding protein, with the protein product MNTAKSIELKILKAILWIYISLCIIIAGLNYGYASHATEDTAKLITWFWHFYENWVKTFFIVTCSFLTLKIVGSSQITVMRKRNLIGFIVSAIVVHIAGPLLLKNSELYFFAMPLPWSTTPLQLLDTTTNFYISRLPAWGVTGITAALIFYAWISAIIILGTLFLGRRWQCSTLCLFNGFASEVFAPAFPLVGKIRKVKPRQLRILFILKWVFLCISLFFSFYWALHLLKVPLPGNINVISSVENYKYLTGELFTAMFFWIAFIGRGYCYYCPLGTMLGLLGKLAGQKILTNNTKCVQCNQCNSACSMAIDISSKAKDGEAVKNLRCVGCGHCVDACPTRTLSYSTIFLQKMKEVYKTEKDISM
- a CDS encoding SDR family NAD(P)-dependent oxidoreductase translates to MGKLTGKVAAVTGGGSGIGKAICLAMSAEGAKVVVGDIGKNPEGKYTAELTVDLIKEAGGEAVASVGDITTMAGGEGLVKAAVDNYGKIDILVNCAGFTRAVDFFEDNEKNWDDIVAVNMKGQFTTTHYAAKEMAKNKSGAIINFSSRAAFVDGIPGPGMSSLPYSASKAGVIGFTTLCSLELKAHGITCNAVLPSAVTPGFPMDRPKFGGGVTSGPEFIAQFVTFLGTDEAKEVTGQFFYVSSGDIAIFQKPLRLENVERFLHKDSWTIDDMIKEVPPLVY
- a CDS encoding TetR/AcrR family transcriptional regulator, whose translation is MKEKKSDRRVIYTKMIIKQALLDLMKDHPINKITVTHICELAEINRGTFYAHYTDPYDLMIQIENELFSELKNFLEKSIEIITNTDLITKIMEYIAENIALCKIIISENGDKEFMRRVVNIAHDQSISEDHLRNPDLSADELEQRYIFISNGIFGIIENWIVNDTKQSPKEIAEFIAKMMNKIM
- a CDS encoding MMPL family transporter, with the protein product MKTLLKYRWAALVVWIVIAVVFTLFMPDLEAIINERGNVMLDESYPSQTAQKLMNNLSITEGKSGIIVFTDKQQLSTHDQENIKNGLQAVKDNRRALGINHIIDVFDTPDAASQLISEDQTTILVPFTYDKNGRDIKTIQSELEYQLKDVGVTYYITGNEFIIGDYLSQVFAGVTKSALLTIAFILVILIVLFRSVVTPLISLFTVGLAYLVSIGIVGQLVSQLGFPVSSLTQMFIILILFGVGTDYNILLFNRFKEELPKQISVEKAITVTFKTAGKTVLFSALTVFIAFLSLQFVKFGVYRSAVAVAISIAVLIAVLFTLTPALFRILSKTLFWPSHHIQGHKQSTMWAKVTAGAVRRPYLAMIVIVLLILPILTAGSYKLTFDNLKDMGNSSASSVVGFNIVAEHFGKGKIMPTTVVITSSHAMDNARDLAVIDSLTEKIRKLDGVSSVSGPTQPQGSEIAALYTDSQTEHVTNGITSANVGIKKISGGLTTMVNSLSGENLSQLDQLSSGLTRIQTGMESITASMKQVQEGIDRGSAGSAQIASGLNTIRSNLNTINTTLNNQLLPDYLNLKKGIDHWAGGYIVIEQNVSQLIQMAQGIQQITAALGDPQLQLAATNPAAYSLVMQLNGDNTALNPGLVPSFVAALTQLDQGLKTANETYTNQIAGNFDSLNNGLSQVSSGMPQMVSGLNSLETAATELAKGLAEGSNGQSQIIAHMQTMSDALKKVTEGQAALSGGLTTMGEALTQLKGGIGTSRDGLNQISQGLDRANSFLGEISSVKSFYVPSDALTSSDIQNALDAFMSKDRKTAEISVTLVDDPYSDEAEQTMDAISSLLSASLQGTSLSDANILAGGETATTKDIKKVAISDMVMTEIIVLISVFIVLVLVIKSFWIPVYVTGSILLTYYSSMALTSLLAKTFLHTSEIAWNVPFFAFLVIVTLGVDYSIFLMARFREDRGSTPYEAIIQASAHVGGVVLSAAIILAGTFATIIPAGINTLAELAIAVCLGILILSVVFLPFVIPALIAIQTRLEQKFKDH